One stretch of Halobaculum marinum DNA includes these proteins:
- the samp2 gene encoding ubiquitin-like small modifier protein SAMP2, with translation MDVTAEVVGEGTETLALDDDATYADVCRAVGYSPHEVTVLVDGTPVPEDAPVEAPEVQVLRLIKGG, from the coding sequence ATGGACGTGACCGCGGAGGTCGTCGGCGAGGGCACCGAGACGCTCGCGCTCGACGACGACGCGACGTACGCCGACGTGTGCCGCGCGGTCGGCTACTCCCCCCACGAGGTGACGGTGCTGGTCGACGGCACGCCGGTCCCCGAGGACGCCCCGGTTGAGGCACCAGAGGTGCAGGTGCTCAGGCTCATCAAGGGCGGATGA
- a CDS encoding cation diffusion facilitator family transporter, whose product MAGGSRSVVIAALIANGAIAVLKFFGFLLTGSPSMLSETYHSISDTGNQVFLLIGIRYSERTASRAHPFGFGKAQFFYSFLVSVLLFGIAGWESLKHGYEAIMHPVHGGERADVILAGINFTELVPVDPFWINVVVLLGAILFEIYAFAKANTELQRQIDTYGWSGLREAFSKTSDVTTLTAFTEDAIALSGAGIALVGISLARYLQMPIFDAIASVVIGGLLMFFAVALAWENKRLILGESLPADVETELRKAISEHDGVVHIDGFRTVFVGPGDVLVTADVSFDGDLDTADIDADINRIEERLQGLDDRVRIVYIEPEV is encoded by the coding sequence ATGGCAGGAGGAAGCAGATCGGTCGTGATCGCGGCGCTCATCGCCAACGGCGCCATCGCGGTGCTGAAGTTCTTCGGCTTCCTGCTGACGGGGTCGCCGTCGATGCTGTCGGAGACGTACCACTCCATCTCCGACACGGGCAACCAGGTGTTCCTCCTGATCGGGATTCGCTACTCAGAGCGGACCGCGAGCCGCGCCCACCCGTTCGGCTTCGGGAAGGCGCAGTTCTTCTACTCGTTCCTCGTCTCGGTCCTCCTGTTCGGCATCGCCGGCTGGGAGTCGCTGAAGCACGGCTACGAGGCGATCATGCACCCCGTCCACGGCGGGGAGCGCGCGGACGTGATCCTCGCGGGGATCAACTTCACCGAGCTCGTTCCGGTCGACCCGTTCTGGATCAACGTCGTCGTCCTGCTGGGCGCGATCCTGTTCGAGATCTACGCGTTCGCGAAGGCGAACACCGAGCTGCAACGCCAGATCGACACGTACGGCTGGTCGGGGCTGCGCGAGGCGTTCTCGAAGACCAGCGACGTGACCACCCTCACCGCCTTCACCGAGGACGCTATCGCGCTGTCGGGCGCCGGCATCGCGCTCGTCGGCATCTCGCTGGCGCGCTACCTCCAGATGCCGATCTTCGACGCCATCGCCTCCGTGGTCATCGGCGGACTCCTCATGTTCTTCGCGGTCGCGCTCGCGTGGGAGAACAAGCGGCTCATCCTCGGCGAGTCGCTGCCGGCGGACGTCGAGACCGAACTCCGGAAGGCGATCAGCGAGCACGACGGCGTCGTCCACATCGACGGCTTCCGCACCGTGTTCGTCGGGCCCGGCGACGTGCTCGTCACCGCCGACGTGAGCTTCGACGGCGACCTCGACACCGCCGACATCGACGCCGACATCAACCGGATCGAGGAACGACTCCAGGGGCTGGACGACCGCGTCCGGATCGTCTACATCGAGCCGGAAGTGTGA
- a CDS encoding cupin domain-containing protein: MKQAKDGIPIRIDTPNAVARQQTGFGDTSDYGELSGEYFTLKRGTDIAPLLAGLEDDLCQTPHWGYVLAGTLTVGFADGTEEVDSAGDLFYWPPGHTVRADEDSEIVMFSPQHEHSEVIDHMLAKMAGSA; the protein is encoded by the coding sequence ATGAAACAAGCAAAAGACGGGATCCCGATCAGGATCGACACGCCGAACGCCGTGGCCCGCCAGCAGACGGGGTTCGGCGACACGAGCGACTACGGTGAACTCAGCGGCGAGTACTTCACGCTCAAGCGCGGGACGGACATCGCCCCGCTGTTGGCCGGGCTGGAGGACGACCTCTGTCAGACTCCCCACTGGGGGTACGTACTCGCGGGCACGCTCACCGTCGGCTTCGCGGACGGAACCGAAGAGGTCGACTCTGCCGGCGACCTCTTCTACTGGCCGCCCGGCCACACAGTCCGGGCGGACGAAGACTCCGAGATCGTCATGTTCAGTCCGCAACACGAACACTCCGAGGTTATTGATCACATGCTGGCCAAGATGGCCGGAAGCGCGTAG
- a CDS encoding replication factor C small subunit produces the protein MSEADDAEAADSSPGREVWIEKYRPQTLDDVYGHEQIVSRLESYIEQDDLPHLLFAGPAGVGKTTCAVAIAKTIYGDDWRTNFLELNASDQRGIDVVRDRIKNFARSSFGGHDYRVIFLDEADSLTDDAQSALRRTMEQFSDNTRFILSCNYSSKIIDPIQSRCAVFRFSPLSDAAVESQVRDIAAEQDIEITDDGLDALVYAANGDMRRAINSLQAAATTGEVVDEQAVYEITATARPEEIEAMVEDALAGDFSKSRATLDTLLTETGMAGGDIIDQLHRSVWEFGLSDREAVRLMERIGEADFRITEGANEQVQLEALLASLALAEE, from the coding sequence ATGAGCGAGGCCGACGACGCCGAGGCCGCCGACTCGTCCCCCGGGCGGGAGGTCTGGATCGAGAAGTACCGCCCGCAGACGCTGGACGACGTGTACGGGCACGAGCAGATCGTCTCCCGACTGGAGAGCTACATCGAGCAGGACGACCTCCCGCACCTCCTCTTCGCGGGCCCCGCGGGCGTCGGGAAGACCACCTGTGCGGTCGCCATCGCCAAGACCATCTACGGCGACGACTGGCGAACCAACTTCCTCGAACTGAACGCCTCCGACCAGCGCGGCATCGACGTGGTGCGCGACCGCATCAAGAACTTCGCGCGCTCGTCGTTCGGCGGCCACGACTACCGCGTCATCTTCCTCGACGAGGCCGACTCCCTCACCGACGACGCGCAGTCGGCGCTGCGCCGGACGATGGAGCAGTTCTCGGACAACACGCGCTTCATCCTCTCGTGTAACTACTCCTCGAAGATCATCGACCCGATCCAGTCGCGGTGTGCAGTGTTCCGCTTCTCGCCGCTGTCGGACGCGGCGGTCGAGTCGCAGGTACGCGACATCGCCGCCGAGCAAGATATCGAGATCACCGACGACGGCCTCGACGCGCTGGTGTACGCCGCCAACGGCGACATGCGCCGCGCGATCAACTCACTGCAGGCGGCCGCGACGACCGGCGAAGTGGTGGACGAGCAGGCAGTCTACGAGATCACCGCGACCGCCCGGCCCGAAGAGATCGAGGCGATGGTCGAGGACGCGCTCGCGGGCGACTTCTCGAAGTCGCGGGCGACGCTCGACACCCTCCTCACGGAGACGGGGATGGCCGGCGGCGACATCATCGACCAACTCCACCGCTCCGTCTGGGAGTTCGGGCTGTCGGACCGCGAGGCGGTGCGGCTGATGGAGCGCATCGGCGAGGCCGACTTCCGGATCACTGAGGGCGCCAACGAGCAGGTCCAGTTGGAGGCGCTGTTGGCGTCGCTGGCGCTGGCCGAGGAGTAG
- a CDS encoding GNAT family N-acetyltransferase: MTPALRFREASDAADVASVERLLAAADLPTDDVRDGAAQFLLATPAAGSAAADDAPGSPPQTDPDPVAVGGLEAVGDAALLRSVAVSPGRRGEGIGSAMVAELERRAVADGVAVLVLLTTDAAGFFAAHGYERIDRTEIPAALRSTPQVASLCPDSATVLRKRL, encoded by the coding sequence GTGACGCCGGCACTCCGCTTCCGCGAGGCGAGCGATGCAGCCGACGTGGCGAGCGTCGAGCGCCTGCTCGCTGCGGCCGACCTGCCGACCGACGATGTCCGCGACGGCGCCGCGCAGTTCTTGCTCGCGACGCCCGCGGCCGGGAGCGCCGCCGCGGACGACGCCCCCGGGTCGCCGCCCCAAACCGACCCCGACCCGGTCGCCGTCGGCGGCCTCGAAGCGGTCGGGGACGCGGCGCTGCTCCGGTCGGTCGCGGTCTCCCCGGGTCGCCGCGGCGAGGGCATCGGCTCCGCGATGGTCGCGGAACTGGAGCGACGGGCGGTCGCCGACGGCGTGGCGGTGCTCGTCCTGCTCACGACCGACGCCGCGGGGTTCTTCGCCGCTCACGGGTACGAGCGCATCGACCGCACAGAGATTCCGGCGGCGCTGCGCTCGACGCCGCAGGTCGCGTCGCTGTGTCCCGACTCGGCGACGGTGCTGCGCAAGCGACTCTGA
- a CDS encoding GNAT family N-acetyltransferase, which yields MSDGDDRGADDGPRIRPARDSEADAIRHLLDAAMLTVPADLAERVAARDALVAVDGGDGDDHGGDGDVVGALVLDGSHVESIAVRKSRRAEGVGRALVAAAVERTDAPLTATFRRQVRPFYEALGFVIEECSDDRGRFRGRLTD from the coding sequence ATGAGCGACGGCGACGACCGCGGCGCAGACGACGGTCCACGAATCAGACCTGCTCGCGACAGCGAGGCTGACGCGATCAGACACCTCCTCGACGCGGCGATGTTGACCGTGCCCGCGGACCTCGCGGAGCGGGTCGCCGCCAGGGACGCGCTCGTCGCGGTCGACGGCGGCGACGGGGACGACCACGGCGGCGACGGGGACGTCGTCGGGGCGCTCGTCCTCGACGGCAGTCACGTCGAGTCGATAGCGGTTCGCAAGTCGCGCCGGGCCGAGGGCGTCGGTCGCGCACTCGTCGCGGCGGCGGTCGAACGCACGGACGCGCCGCTGACGGCGACGTTCCGACGACAGGTGCGGCCGTTCTACGAGGCGCTCGGGTTCGTGATCGAGGAGTGTAGCGACGACCGTGGGCGGTTCCGCGGTCGACTGACGGACTGA